In a single window of the Elaeis guineensis isolate ETL-2024a chromosome 4, EG11, whole genome shotgun sequence genome:
- the LOC140857303 gene encoding uncharacterized protein — translation MKHINIRYHFVRDVVDDGLVSLLKIHTNANPTDVLTKSVARKKFNWSKASLGLRAREEWELGKASRDDILLTLGSHWDQRYQAYLSERRGASGSVRATHDFNNFVNSLGLLEINSTVRRFTWSNFTDQAILAKLDRCLVTLNWHNTFPTSSLSPLPRVTSDHIPLLLSLKSEDQRLSPLKKLFRFENIWYRYEGIDSLIKQWWSACPSAVEAASNLVLKLRNLRTNLKRWSKSTVGNITTRKIRIAAQINELDELEEQRNLNPAERSSRADLKLQLESILQQEEIMWHQRSCNTWLHEGDRNTKFFHISASNKMRRNRISEIFLDHTVLRSHVDIAQAFYSYYQSFLGTSGYMHIDLDWDKLYPPPSTSDLSYLAAPFSSDEIKSAIFSLAKNKSPGPDGFQISFYQKYWDVVSNDIIKLFASLHSGHCEFSRLNYTYISLIPKKSDNATVKDFRPISIENGLIKIISKVLSNRLQTKLDELVSDCQSAFIKGRHILESYISAVELISYSKRSNLPAILCKID, via the exons ATGAAGCATATTAATATTCGCTATCACTTTGTGAGAGATGTGGTTGATGATGGTCTAGTCTCATTACTGAAAATTCATACAAATGCAAATCCAACAGATGTGTTGACAAAATCGGTGGCTCGGAAGAAGTTCAATTGGAGCAAGGCTTCTCTCGGTCTTAGAGCTCGTGAGGAGTGGGAGCTTGGCAAGGCCTCTAGAGATGACATTCTC CTTACCTTGGGCTCTCATTGGGACCAACGCTACCAGGCATATCTTTCTGAGAGAAGGGGTGCTTCTGGTAGTGTCCGTGCAACACATGATTTCAATAACTTCGTCAACTCACTAGGTCTACTAGAGATCAATTCAACAGTGCGTAGATTCACTTGGTCCAATTTCACAGACCAAGCCATCTTGGCAAAACTCGACAGATGCCTCGTTACCCTAAACTGGCACAACACCTTCCCCACCTCTTCACTGTCTCCACTACCCAGGGTTACATCAGATCACATTCCACTTCTCTTGTCTCTTAAGTCTGAGGATCAGAGATTAAGTCCTCTTAAAAAGCTGTTCCGATTTGAAAATATCTGGTACCGGTATGAAGGCATTGACAGCTTGATAAAACAATGGTGGTCTGCCTGCCCATCAGCCGTGGAAGCAGCTTCTAACCTGGTTCTTAAACTCCGAAATCTTAGAACAAACCTCAAGAGATGGAGCAAGTCAACTGTGGGTAATATCACCACCAGAAAAATTAGAATTGCAGCACAAATAAACGAGTTAGATGAGTTGGAAGAACAAAGGAATTTAAACCCAGCTGAACGATCATCCAGAGCGGACCTTAAACTTCAGCTTGAATCCATCCTGCAACAAGAGGAGATTATGTGGCATCAAAGATCTTGCAATACTTGGCTTCATGAGGGGGATCGGAATACTAAATTTTTCCATATATCCGCTTCAAACAAGATGAGAAGGAATAGGATTTCAGAGATTTTTCTTGACCATACTGTCTTAAGATCTCATGTAGACATAGCTCAAGCATTCTATTCCTACTATCAATCCTTTCTTGGTACTTCAGGATACATGCATATCgatctagattgggacaagctctACCCCCCCCCCTCTACTTCAGATTTAAGTTACCTGGCTGCTCCATTCTCATCTGATGAGATCAAGTCAGCAATATTTAGTCTTGCCAAGAACAAATCTCCAGGACCCGATGGGTTCCAAATCTCTTTCTACCAGAAATATTGGGATGTTGTAAGTAATGACATAATCAAATTGTTTGCTTCTCTACACAGTGGTCATTGTGAATTTTCAAGACTCAACTACACATACATTTCTCTAATTCCTAAAAAATCTGATAATGCAACGGTTAAAGACTTCAGACCAATCAGCATCGAAAATGGACTgatcaaaattatatcaaaaGTATTGTCGAATAGATTACAAACCAAGCTGGATGAACTAGTTTCTGACTGTCAGTCGGCTTTCATCAAGGGTCGACACATTCTTGAAAGTTACATATCTGCCGTGGAATTGATCTCTTACAGCAAACGGTCCAATCTCCCAGCAATACTCTGTAAAATCGATTGA